The Raphanus sativus cultivar WK10039 unplaced genomic scaffold, ASM80110v3 Scaffold0539, whole genome shotgun sequence sequence AGATCGGTGCAGAATTGTTCACTGAGTAATCGGAGAAGGAGTTTGGAAGATGGGGTTGGCATGAGGGACCAGAGCGAAGAAGATCATATACCGATCTCAGATGGAACTTTGGAGCTCAATTCTCACATCTCTATTCCTCCACATTTGGAACAGTGTCTTGATCTTAAGGTAAAAGTAACTTCATGTGTTTCCTTGTaattcaattattttgtttgttgtgtTACTTGTGTTGCATTTATTACTACATCAACCTTTGTTTTTATTGGCTTTAAATGCTCCCAAGGTTTTGATTTTCATAACTAAAAGAGAAACAACCCTAACTGAAATTTTCaggttttttcttttcttgaggttgtttctttgtggaataaattttgttttggtttttctttAGTGGAACAAATGTTTTCTTGTATATCACCAGAGAGATttgcattaataaaaaaaaactagtccAAGTTGTTTAGTCTCATGACCTTGCATTAAGGAAAGCAGAATCATTCTGTCACTTCTCTTAACGTCAAAGTAGTTATTTATACTTTGGAATATTGATGTGTGGAGGTGGAATAATGTTTAGACAGGAGAGATTTACTACATAAACCGGAACAACGGAATGAGAGTCATGGAAGATCCAAGGAGCAACGACAATGCAGATGACTTCAGTGGAGAATCTGATGTGACCTTGTTTTCAGAAGAAGACAGCTCGTTGTATTATGAGAGCGAAGAGTCTTCATCAGAGTCATCGATGGAGAATCacaaagaagaggagaaagaggaagaagttctTGTGGTAGCTGGTTGCAAAGTTTGTTTCATGTATGTCATGGTACCCAAACTCTTAAAGGATTGCCACAAATGTTCAGCTCAGCTTCTCCACTTTGATCGACCTCACTTTCCTTCTCCTTAAACCTCTTTCTTTGTTGTCTCTCTTAACATAAGCTTTTAGTTTcccttttcattttctttgctCTCCTTTCATCTCATAAATTCTATATGTATAAAGTATTGGTCGTGTTCTGTCTGTTTCAGTCGCATTAACACGAGGTTTGAATTTGATGGCAATGTTTGGAACAACAGAtgaaaaagaaacattaatCAGGGTTAGAATGCTGGTAGCATGCATTGTTTTGTATGGAGTTTATACATTTGTGagataaaaaaaatcgattGTTTATGAAAGGAGAGAACGTTAGAGTGTTAAGAGGTGATGTTTGGGACAGTTGTTACCCTGTATTAATGATTGCAGCATGTGAGTACCACATTTTCTGTTCTTTTGGCTCCCATTTCagttttgaccaaaataaaGATTACTAATACAACAACTAAGAGAGAAAACTTAATGCAACTTTAATTATAATCACAAACACTTAACTAATACTCTCTCCTTTTTTAAGTAGAGGAAAAAATTTGTTACAAACAAATTTCTCTTTATGATTTCAATGAGTTTTCACATTATCTATTCTGTTTCTGATTAAATTAAGAAACaacaaatattacaaaatttcattaattaaataaataaagtaaaaatgaacatttaaatatctttttatttacataaaagTTTAAACATCTAATTTGAACGGATGGAGTATTAGTGTTACTAAATATTGATAAACATAGTTTTAGAGTATAAAATAATCCAACGGAcagatttattttatgtaactgTATTTAGTCTGTTTTCTAATTTGCTAAAGGGTGTCGAAAGTCAATGAATATAATGACTTCCAATTATCGTCATAAGTTTCATAGCTAATGATGCTTAATACTGTACTAAAAAGTAATACATTAAATGCTTGCTAATAAAAAGTCCGCTTATGAGCTAATGTCAACTCTTGGACATCTGCGTGTGTCTCTGtgtatttaactattttggttcattttattaaatagtgACTTTTATTTTCTTAGCTGCTTCCACCCTCAGATGAGGAGCGAGAGCTGGTAATTTTGTTAAAAGAATCACCTTTTTCTTCGCTATAGAAACTAAGGAGCTGTACTTTTTAGTTAATCCCACAAGATGTTCGAGAGTTGAGTTAGCTCTTTAGTATAACTTAATTATATAGGGATATTCTGGCTTCCACCAAAATTGATATATACTAGCCATATGTTAGTAGTATACGTTTTCTGTCTACGGGTCGGTCTTCTGTCACTAgtaataccaaaattttaatttttcaatggCGAAGCTAGAAACCAAGTGGTGAAAATGCTTTCACATGCTTGAGAAGATGAAAATGTATCACAAGATGAAACACATATCATTTCACACAACTGAGGAATATAGCCTAATGTGAGGCTTGATCCAGAAAATTACAATTGGTGTTGTTTACAAAAACATAAATGTTGGCCTTTGCCAGGAAATTACAATTGGTGTTGTTTACAGAAATATAAATGTTGTCCTAAGAGTTTGTGTGTGCATATACAACCAAAAATGCGTGAAGAGACAAAAGGACAAATAGAGCATATAGATTGCCACGAATGTGGTAGTAGAATAGTAAGTCAGTGGTAAGGACAATTTGGAATTATTAGACTCGTCAAGGCTCATTGTACATGAATGACAAAATAGATCGGTTCTAGAGAATTTCACAATCGTATGACAGTGTAAGAAAACAACAAACTAGAAGAGATTTAAGGAGGAGCAGACTGAGGTCGTCGATCAAAATTAGTATGTCACCAGATCACTGGTCAAGCACATATATCATCCGCACTGTACGTAGTTACCCATTGCCGGCACTTCACATCCAGAATGGTAATCCAAGTCTACCATATGCCTAAGCTAGGCTTTTGTAGTTTTATATCTCATGCTTTTCAATAGCAGAATGCttattatatagtttgctatttttaattttacagggatttttttttaaaaaaaaatcgttatTACTTAATACTAGAGATAGCTCACGGTTAttgacatttttattttcttttgaacattAAATTTATTGACATATTTTCTTAGATTATAATAAGAATTATTGTTTTCTATTAGAAATAACAAAACTTTCGAATTTATTTAAGTCAAAGAGGATACCAGACGAAAATAGATCATCTACAATTCTACAAGACCAGCATTTggtatttattattaaattcgaaaatcataaataaatttattaatatagcggattttttttctcaaatgactgataaaaaatttaattaatgtattaatttctgggggggggggggggaggtaATCTACATGATATCATGT is a genomic window containing:
- the LOC130502397 gene encoding protein CURLY FLAG LEAF 1-like — its product is MDMATVTKYLERSVQNCSLSNRRRSLEDGVGMRDQSEEDHIPISDGTLELNSHISIPPHLEQCLDLKTGEIYYINRNNGMRVMEDPRSNDNADDFSGESDVTLFSEEDSSLYYESEESSSESSMENHKEEEKEEEVLVVAGCKVCFMYVMVPKLLKDCHKCSAQLLHFDRPHFPSP